From one Solanum lycopersicum chromosome 12, SLM_r2.1 genomic stretch:
- the LOC101259918 gene encoding uncharacterized protein, whose product MALVSWAKKELSKLKLQNKPKRLTLPQTSTKCLALPLIQEVILDADLRCTHCQNRVSSVISNIEDVESIVVHVLEKKVTLIRKSTSK is encoded by the exons ATGGCTCTGGTTTCCTGGGCTAAGAAGGAGCTTTCTAAACTCAAACTCCAAAATAAGCCTAAAAGATTGACACTTCCTCAAACTTCCACCAAATGTTTGGCACTTCCTCTG ATTCAGGAAGTGATATTAGATGCAGATCTAAGATGTACCCACTGTCAAAACAGAGTTTCTAGTGTAATTTCAAATATTGAAG ATGTGGAGTCTATCGTGGTGCACGTACTAGAGAAGAAGGTGACTCTTATTCGCAAATCTACAAGTAAATGA